One Pseudomonas sp. FP1742 genomic window carries:
- a CDS encoding GAF domain-containing sensor histidine kinase, translating to MGQTAAADIATISRISAVPAVLQVISELTGLRFAAVARVIDNTWIACAVLDRLDFGVQVGDELQLVSTLSDEIRQGQQSVVIDKVSEDPLSRDHPFESYIAVPILRTDGRFFGTLCALDPDPAPLKSSTIRSTMESFARMLALQIETEENLQRTEAASIKERKTTELREQFIAVLGHDLRNPLFAISAGAEMLLRKVKDPANEQRARHILTSARRATKLVDDVLDFARGSLGRGIPMNIEPCPDLGDVLRHVIAEIQSIHPKRNIQASIDDLSDIHCDRERVAQLLSNLLANAIVHGDPDGTVEVSAQVKDGHFVLSVKNQGLIAEDALPHLFQPYSRPTGGTPRAGLGLGLYIANQIAQAHGGKLEVESTEPQGTTFTFSLPPRT from the coding sequence GGGGCAAACAGCGGCAGCAGACATCGCCACGATCAGCCGGATCAGCGCGGTGCCGGCGGTTCTTCAGGTGATCAGTGAGCTGACCGGGTTGCGGTTCGCCGCGGTGGCCCGCGTCATCGACAACACCTGGATCGCCTGCGCGGTGCTCGATCGACTGGATTTTGGCGTGCAGGTGGGCGATGAACTGCAGCTGGTCTCCACGCTGAGCGACGAAATTCGCCAGGGCCAGCAGTCGGTGGTCATCGACAAGGTCAGTGAAGACCCGCTCAGCCGCGATCATCCCTTCGAAAGCTACATTGCCGTGCCGATACTTCGCACCGATGGACGCTTCTTCGGCACCCTCTGCGCCCTCGATCCTGATCCCGCGCCGCTCAAGTCCAGCACGATCCGGAGCACCATGGAATCGTTCGCCCGGATGCTGGCGCTGCAGATCGAAACCGAAGAAAACCTGCAACGGACCGAAGCGGCGTCGATCAAGGAACGCAAAACCACTGAGCTGCGCGAGCAGTTCATCGCCGTGCTCGGTCATGATCTGCGCAACCCCTTGTTCGCCATCAGCGCCGGTGCCGAAATGCTCCTGCGCAAAGTCAAAGACCCGGCGAATGAGCAACGGGCGCGACATATCCTCACCAGCGCCCGGCGTGCGACCAAACTGGTCGATGATGTGCTGGACTTCGCGCGCGGGTCATTAGGTCGCGGCATCCCGATGAATATCGAACCGTGCCCTGACTTGGGGGATGTGCTGCGGCATGTGATCGCCGAGATCCAGAGCATTCACCCCAAGCGCAATATTCAGGCGTCGATTGACGACCTGAGCGACATACATTGCGATCGCGAACGGGTAGCGCAGTTGCTGTCCAACCTGCTGGCGAATGCCATTGTCCACGGAGATCCCGACGGCACGGTCGAGGTCAGTGCGCAGGTCAAGGACGGGCACTTCGTGTTGAGCGTGAAAAACCAGGGGCTGATTGCCGAAGATGCACTGCCGCACCTGTTCCAGCCCTACTCGCGACCGACCGGCGGAACACCGCGGGCCGGCCTCGGATTGGGGCTGTACATTGCCAACCAGATTGCGCAGGCCCATGGCGGCAAACTGGAGGTGGAATCGACCGAGCCCCAGGGCACGACGTTTACCTTCAGCTTGCCCCCCAGGACTTAA
- a CDS encoding methyl-accepting chemotaxis protein, with protein sequence MSLQKSLRAQILALLSGSLLAMLLIALACFHFLSNGVQNYANLIEGPLHTSQLIDEANLQFKVQVQEWKNVLLRGKQPADLDKYWKQFEDGQRNVQGILGELAGQKGMEPQLKTRIERLREEHRVLGAAYQKGRDAYVAAGADPAVGDNAVKGVDRAASEQMSELVSELRKQATEKSKLISASADQTVLLGIIVMLVSGLLIGLLSLWLVNRNLVEPIRKLIDYVAQLSQGRFAERVASTRQDELGNLARAANTLRDFLAETFNRLQRSASDLDSASGELKSIAGLMASGTNEQFNRTDQVATAMNEMSATAQEVARHAADAARAADEADQSAQQGEKVMQGTIHTITQMRGEIANTATVIRRLEEDSGRIGKVLEVIRGIAEQTNLLALNAAIEAARAGEAGRGFAVVADEVRSLAQRTAASIIEINQIIQTVQTGAVDAAQAIESGQSRSEQSVEQVTQAGAMLERITHAVEAIRDMNRQIATAAEEQTSVAEDISRNLTEITSIASTNLDNVQRTEAASHNLHGLSGQLNEVTARLSA encoded by the coding sequence ATGTCTTTGCAAAAGTCTCTTCGAGCACAAATTCTCGCCCTGTTGAGTGGCAGTCTGTTGGCGATGTTGTTGATCGCTTTGGCCTGCTTTCACTTTCTGTCCAATGGCGTCCAGAACTACGCGAACCTGATCGAAGGCCCGTTGCACACCTCGCAATTGATCGATGAAGCCAACCTGCAATTCAAAGTGCAGGTTCAGGAGTGGAAAAACGTCCTGCTGCGCGGCAAGCAACCCGCGGACCTGGACAAATACTGGAAGCAGTTCGAGGACGGTCAGCGCAATGTGCAGGGCATCCTCGGTGAACTGGCCGGGCAGAAGGGTATGGAGCCGCAACTCAAGACCCGCATCGAACGCCTGCGTGAGGAGCATCGTGTATTAGGTGCGGCGTATCAGAAGGGCCGTGATGCCTATGTGGCGGCCGGGGCCGACCCAGCGGTTGGCGACAACGCGGTCAAAGGCGTGGACCGTGCCGCCAGTGAGCAGATGAGCGAGTTGGTCAGCGAGTTGCGCAAGCAGGCCACCGAGAAATCGAAGCTGATTAGCGCCAGCGCCGATCAGACGGTGTTGTTGGGGATCATTGTAATGCTGGTGTCGGGTCTGCTGATTGGCCTGTTGAGTCTGTGGCTGGTCAACCGCAACCTGGTGGAGCCGATCCGCAAACTGATTGACTACGTGGCGCAACTCAGTCAGGGCCGGTTCGCCGAACGCGTGGCCAGCACCCGTCAGGACGAGTTGGGCAACCTGGCCAGGGCCGCCAACACCTTGCGCGATTTTCTCGCCGAAACCTTCAACCGCTTGCAGCGCAGCGCGTCGGACCTGGACAGTGCCAGCGGTGAGCTGAAATCGATTGCCGGCCTCATGGCCAGCGGCACCAACGAGCAGTTCAACCGCACCGATCAAGTGGCCACGGCGATGAACGAAATGTCCGCCACCGCGCAAGAAGTCGCGCGCCACGCCGCTGATGCGGCACGTGCGGCCGACGAAGCCGATCAGTCCGCCCAGCAGGGCGAGAAGGTCATGCAGGGCACCATCCACACCATCACCCAAATGCGCGGCGAAATCGCCAACACCGCCACGGTCATCCGTCGTCTGGAAGAAGACAGCGGGCGCATCGGCAAGGTGCTGGAAGTGATTCGCGGCATTGCCGAACAGACCAACCTGCTGGCGCTCAACGCGGCAATCGAAGCGGCCCGTGCCGGTGAAGCCGGACGTGGTTTTGCGGTGGTCGCCGATGAAGTGCGCAGCCTGGCCCAGCGCACGGCGGCGTCGATCATCGAGATCAACCAGATCATTCAAACCGTGCAAACCGGTGCGGTGGACGCGGCCCAGGCCATCGAAAGCGGCCAGTCGCGCAGTGAACAAAGCGTCGAGCAAGTGACCCAGGCCGGCGCCATGCTCGAGCGCATCACCCATGCCGTGGAAGCCATTCGCGACATGAACCGCCAGATCGCCACCGCCGCCGAGGAGCAGACCTCGGTGGCCGAAGACATCTCGCGCAACCTCACCGAAATCACCAGCATCGCCAGCACCAACCTGGACAACGTGCAGCGCACCGAAGCGGCCAGCCACAACCTGCACGGGCTGTCGGGGCAATTGAATGAAGTGACGGCGCGGTTGAGCGCCTAG
- a CDS encoding transporter gives MNHSIDQRHRDSDLFGLLYGFSFRPGERGREIDSAKALHCLQQPDDSDEFLWLHLNLAHAACERWMKSHLELPDEFFEALHEGSRSTRIEHVDSALLAVVNDVVFNLSSMVSSDVSTLWVCARSRLIISARLQPLHSVDKLRSSVKAGECFRSPLELLVHLLRDQGEVLTQIVRKTSLSVDQIEDELLSSRLSTNRAELGANRRVLVRLQRLLALEPGSLLRLLNRPPQWLQKEDVKELRKSTEEFALIINDLTALGERIKLLQEEIAANLNEQSNRTLFTLTVVTVLALPINIIAGFFGMNVGGVPLAGDPEGFWILVALVATFTLIAGRWAFRKRRDY, from the coding sequence ATGAACCACAGCATTGACCAACGCCATCGCGATTCCGACCTGTTCGGCCTGCTTTACGGTTTCAGTTTTCGCCCCGGCGAGCGCGGTCGCGAGATCGATTCGGCCAAGGCACTGCACTGCCTGCAACAACCGGACGACAGTGATGAGTTTCTCTGGCTGCACCTGAACCTGGCCCATGCGGCGTGCGAGCGCTGGATGAAAAGCCATCTGGAATTGCCCGACGAGTTTTTCGAAGCCTTGCACGAGGGGTCCCGTTCGACGCGCATCGAGCATGTCGATTCGGCGTTGCTGGCGGTGGTCAACGACGTGGTGTTCAACCTCAGCAGCATGGTTTCCTCGGATGTCTCGACACTGTGGGTCTGCGCCCGCAGTCGGCTGATCATCAGCGCGCGCCTGCAACCGCTGCACTCGGTGGACAAGCTGCGCTCTTCGGTGAAGGCCGGGGAATGCTTTCGCTCACCGCTGGAACTGCTGGTGCATTTGCTGCGCGATCAGGGCGAAGTGCTGACACAGATCGTGCGCAAGACCAGCCTCAGTGTCGATCAGATCGAAGATGAATTGCTGTCGTCGCGCCTGTCCACCAACCGCGCCGAACTGGGCGCCAACCGCCGGGTGCTGGTGCGCCTGCAACGGTTGCTGGCGCTGGAGCCCGGCTCGTTGCTGCGCCTGCTCAATCGCCCGCCGCAATGGTTGCAGAAGGAGGACGTCAAGGAGCTGCGCAAATCCACCGAGGAGTTTGCGCTGATCATCAACGACCTCACAGCCCTCGGTGAGCGGATCAAGCTGTTGCAGGAAGAAATCGCCGCCAACCTCAACGAACAGAGCAACCGCACGCTGTTCACCCTGACCGTGGTCACGGTGCTGGCGCTGCCGATCAACATCATCGCCGGTTTCTTCGGCATGAACGTCGGCGGGGTGCCGCTTGCCGGAGATCCGGAAGGCTTCTGGATTCTGGTGGCGCTGGTGGCGACGTTTACCCTGATTGCCGGGCGCTGGGCGTTTCGCAAGCGGCGCGATTATTAA
- a CDS encoding inorganic phosphate transporter: MATPSFTAASQAPASSARPQFDKKPGLLTFVMFFAVLGSGLLFTAYSLMHDMSELGTVVTTWTPFLLLGVALLIALGFEFVNGFHDTANAVATVIYTHSLPPNFAVAWSGFFNFLGVLLSSGAVAFGIIALLPVELILQVGSSAGFAMIFALLIAAILWNLGTWWLGLPASSSHTLIGSIIGVGVANALMHGRDGTSGVDWAQATKVGYALLLSPLIGFAFAALLLLALRVFVKNRALYKAPKGDTPPPWWIRGMLILTCTGVSFAHGSNDGQKGMGLIMLILVGTLPMAYALNRTMPADQALQFAAVAEVTQQALMKNTPLPAPADPRPVLTEYMHSKQATPQLIPALAALAGHIGNEVKGYGSLSKVPAEAMGNVRNDMYLTSETIRLMDKNKVGNFDADTTGKLQLFKQQIDNATRFIPLWVKIAVAIALGLGTMVGWKRIVVTVGEKIGKTHLTYAQGASAETVAMLTIGAADMFGLPVSTTHVLSSGVAGTMVANGGGLQMKTIRNLLMAWVLTLPAAIVLSGSLYWLFTKLF, translated from the coding sequence ATGGCTACGCCTTCCTTCACTGCCGCTTCCCAGGCGCCCGCCAGTAGCGCCAGGCCGCAGTTCGATAAAAAACCCGGCCTGCTCACCTTCGTGATGTTCTTTGCCGTGCTGGGCAGCGGGCTGTTGTTCACCGCCTACAGCCTGATGCACGACATGAGCGAACTCGGCACGGTGGTCACCACCTGGACGCCGTTTCTGCTGTTGGGCGTCGCCCTGTTGATTGCCTTGGGCTTTGAGTTCGTCAACGGTTTTCACGACACCGCCAACGCCGTGGCGACGGTGATTTACACCCACTCCCTGCCGCCGAATTTCGCCGTGGCCTGGTCCGGGTTCTTCAACTTTCTGGGGGTGTTGCTGTCCAGCGGCGCGGTGGCGTTCGGCATCATCGCCCTGTTGCCGGTGGAGCTGATTCTGCAGGTCGGATCCTCCGCCGGTTTCGCGATGATCTTCGCCCTGTTGATCGCCGCCATTCTGTGGAACCTCGGCACCTGGTGGCTGGGTTTGCCGGCTTCTTCATCGCACACCCTGATCGGCTCGATCATCGGTGTCGGCGTGGCCAATGCCTTGATGCACGGTCGCGACGGCACCAGTGGCGTGGACTGGGCCCAGGCGACCAAGGTCGGTTACGCGTTGCTGCTGTCGCCGCTGATCGGCTTCGCGTTTGCCGCGCTGTTGCTGCTGGCGTTGCGCGTCTTCGTCAAAAATCGCGCACTGTACAAGGCGCCCAAGGGTGATACCCCGCCACCGTGGTGGATTCGCGGCATGTTGATTCTGACCTGCACCGGCGTGTCGTTCGCCCACGGTTCCAACGACGGCCAGAAAGGCATGGGCCTGATCATGCTGATTCTGGTGGGCACGCTGCCGATGGCGTATGCATTGAACCGCACCATGCCGGCGGATCAGGCCTTGCAGTTCGCGGCCGTGGCCGAAGTCACCCAGCAAGCCCTGATGAAAAACACGCCGCTGCCCGCGCCGGCCGATCCACGCCCGGTGCTGACCGAATACATGCACAGCAAGCAAGCCACCCCGCAACTGATCCCCGCCCTCGCCGCGCTGGCGGGCCACATCGGTAACGAAGTGAAGGGTTATGGATCGCTGTCGAAAGTCCCGGCCGAAGCGATGGGCAACGTGCGCAACGACATGTACCTGACCAGCGAAACCATTCGCCTGATGGACAAGAACAAGGTCGGCAACTTCGACGCCGACACCACCGGCAAGCTGCAATTGTTCAAGCAACAGATCGACAACGCCACGCGCTTCATTCCGCTGTGGGTGAAGATCGCGGTGGCCATCGCCCTGGGGCTGGGCACCATGGTCGGCTGGAAGCGCATCGTCGTGACGGTCGGCGAGAAAATCGGCAAGACACACCTGACCTACGCCCAGGGCGCCTCGGCGGAAACCGTGGCGATGCTGACCATCGGCGCCGCCGACATGTTCGGCCTGCCGGTGTCGACCACCCATGTGTTGTC